The following coding sequences lie in one Maribacter forsetii DSM 18668 genomic window:
- a CDS encoding SulP family inorganic anion transporter, with protein MFKHIKNDIPASIVVFFVALPLCLGIALASGAPLFSGVIAGIIGGVLVGGLSGSKIGVSGPAAGLAAIVLTAIGTLGGYENFLVAVVLGGIIQIIFGILKAGVIGYYFPSSVIKGMLTGIGIIIILKQIPHFFGYDPDPEGDWAFFQVDGENTFSEILNTINNISPGATLIAIIGLSILLLWDKVLSKKAKVFQIIQGPLVAVAVGIIFYVLTQDSEVLGISKDHLVKVPVPDDVSSFIGQFSFPNFSAITNPKVWITAFTIALVASLETLLCVEATDKLDPHKNVTPTNRELLAQGAGNIVSGLIGGLPITQVIVRSSANIQSGGRTKLSAIIHGFLLLISVILIPTLLNMIPLSVLAAILFIVGFKLAKPALFIKMYKLGWKQSIPFFVTVIGIVFTDLLVGISLGLAVGIVVILLKSYQNSHFLHIEDNSDGKHKIKMTLAEEVTFFNKGAILKELDSLPQNTYLELDVLKTRFLDYDIIEILEDFSHKAKERNIDIKLISKRGVVENPPSYIQFFEQRPKSDLSLS; from the coding sequence ATGTTTAAACATATCAAAAATGATATTCCCGCGAGTATCGTTGTATTTTTCGTAGCACTACCTTTATGTCTAGGTATTGCTTTAGCCAGTGGAGCACCATTATTTTCAGGAGTAATTGCTGGTATTATCGGCGGTGTATTAGTCGGTGGTCTTAGCGGTTCTAAAATAGGTGTTAGTGGTCCTGCGGCAGGTCTAGCAGCAATAGTACTCACCGCAATAGGAACTTTAGGCGGTTATGAAAATTTCTTAGTAGCAGTTGTTCTAGGAGGTATAATCCAAATTATATTCGGGATTTTAAAAGCAGGGGTCATAGGCTACTACTTTCCTTCTTCAGTAATTAAAGGAATGCTTACCGGTATCGGTATCATCATAATCTTAAAACAGATTCCTCATTTTTTTGGTTATGATCCTGATCCAGAAGGAGATTGGGCATTTTTTCAAGTGGACGGAGAAAATACATTCTCAGAAATTTTAAATACTATTAATAATATTAGTCCTGGAGCTACATTAATTGCTATTATAGGCCTATCTATTCTTCTACTTTGGGACAAGGTACTTTCTAAGAAAGCTAAAGTGTTTCAAATTATTCAAGGACCTTTAGTTGCTGTTGCCGTTGGTATTATATTTTACGTTCTAACCCAAGATAGCGAAGTATTGGGAATATCTAAAGATCACCTAGTTAAGGTACCCGTACCAGATGACGTTTCATCTTTTATTGGTCAGTTTAGCTTTCCAAATTTCAGCGCTATTACCAATCCGAAAGTTTGGATCACTGCCTTTACCATTGCTTTGGTTGCCAGTTTAGAAACTTTGCTTTGTGTTGAGGCAACCGACAAGTTAGACCCTCATAAGAATGTAACACCGACAAACAGAGAATTACTTGCCCAAGGTGCAGGTAACATAGTTTCTGGTTTAATAGGTGGTCTTCCTATTACTCAAGTAATCGTACGTAGTTCCGCTAACATACAATCTGGTGGTAGAACCAAATTATCTGCCATTATTCATGGTTTCCTTTTACTGATTTCTGTAATCTTGATTCCAACATTGTTAAACATGATTCCGCTATCGGTTTTAGCCGCTATTTTATTTATCGTAGGATTTAAATTAGCTAAACCAGCCTTATTCATAAAAATGTATAAATTAGGGTGGAAACAATCTATTCCATTTTTTGTAACAGTTATTGGTATTGTTTTTACAGATTTACTAGTCGGTATTAGTTTAGGTCTTGCCGTAGGTATCGTTGTTATTTTATTAAAGAGCTACCAAAACTCTCACTTTCTCCATATTGAGGACAATAGTGATGGTAAGCATAAAATTAAAATGACCTTAGCAGAAGAAGTTACTTTTTTCAACAAAGGTGCTATTTTAAAAGAATTGGACAGTCTTCCTCAGAATACATACTTAGAGCTTGATGTTTTAAAGACAAGATTCTTAGATTATGATATCATAGAAATATTAGAAGATTTCAGCCATAAGGCCAAAGAAAGAAATATTGACATTAAGCTTATTTCCAAGCGTGGTGTGGTAGAAAATCCGCCAAGTTATATTCAGTTCTTTGAGCAACGACCAAAATCAGATCTAAGCTTAAGCTAA
- a CDS encoding BatD family protein has product MMGQNNSGVTFEMKLSKPKLGLNERLRVDFVMNRDGDNFSPPDFNGFKVVMGPSQSISSSWINGVRSYSKSYSYTLAPTAKGKFSIKQASIFIDGETYKSLAQDVVVTAAVDKPSDQMTADDVADENLHLIAEVSKTNPYLNEAITVIYKLYVSPNISVSNYQPLDNPTYNNFWSQDIKVNGLSAQNGTYKGKPYRYAILKRVVLYPQKSGKLNIEPLSLDVTVDVPTGRRDFFGQKMYAQTNKTVSAGNRTINVKPLPLDNQPADFNGAVGDFDFAVTTSKTNLNATESLQATVEVSGKGNLKLFKLPELELPSALEVYEPEFTEGVRTTLAGMQGKVSNQYTIVPSFRGKYPISPLSFSYFNPSTGKYTTLTSDEIVINVLEGPLSASSNSNTASNSNKQSVVSSGNEFNFLKLSPNLTNKSVSYFFGSTSFYMWLFCPLLLIPLAIVFRKKRDAIAGDVVGNKIRKANKLARKYLSAARKQLGNKDSFYVALERALHNYLKAKLKIETSEFSKDKITELLKQRQIDDTTVDSFIALLKNCEAARYSPFSDVQMQADYDKASEVISIMDKQL; this is encoded by the coding sequence ATGATGGGCCAAAATAACAGCGGAGTAACTTTTGAAATGAAACTGAGCAAACCAAAGCTTGGCCTAAACGAAAGATTACGCGTTGATTTTGTTATGAATCGTGATGGCGATAATTTTAGTCCGCCAGATTTCAACGGATTCAAAGTAGTTATGGGACCTTCTCAATCTATTAGTTCTTCATGGATCAATGGTGTAAGAAGCTATTCTAAATCATATTCCTATACACTGGCACCTACTGCAAAAGGTAAGTTTTCTATAAAACAGGCTTCTATTTTTATTGATGGTGAGACCTATAAATCTCTAGCACAAGATGTTGTAGTTACTGCAGCCGTTGACAAACCTAGTGATCAAATGACCGCAGATGATGTAGCAGATGAAAATCTACATTTGATTGCCGAGGTTTCAAAAACAAATCCGTATTTGAATGAAGCTATTACCGTCATTTATAAGCTATATGTGAGTCCAAATATCAGCGTATCCAATTACCAGCCTTTAGATAACCCTACCTATAATAATTTTTGGAGTCAAGATATAAAGGTAAACGGGCTTAGCGCACAAAATGGCACTTATAAAGGAAAGCCTTACAGGTATGCTATCTTAAAACGCGTTGTTCTTTACCCACAAAAATCTGGAAAATTAAATATTGAACCCCTTTCTCTTGATGTTACGGTAGACGTACCTACCGGAAGAAGAGATTTCTTTGGTCAAAAAATGTATGCCCAAACAAACAAAACTGTATCTGCCGGTAATAGAACGATTAATGTAAAACCCTTGCCATTAGATAACCAACCTGCAGATTTTAATGGTGCCGTTGGTGATTTTGATTTTGCAGTGACCACAAGTAAGACCAACTTAAATGCAACAGAATCTTTACAGGCTACCGTAGAGGTAAGCGGTAAAGGAAATTTAAAATTATTTAAACTACCGGAACTTGAGTTACCCAGCGCATTGGAGGTTTATGAACCTGAGTTCACAGAAGGTGTAAGAACTACGCTAGCAGGTATGCAAGGTAAGGTGAGCAATCAATATACCATCGTACCTTCTTTTAGAGGAAAGTACCCAATTTCACCTTTGAGCTTTAGTTATTTTAATCCGTCCACCGGAAAATATACCACGTTAACATCCGATGAAATCGTTATCAATGTTTTAGAAGGACCTTTAAGTGCTTCTTCCAACTCCAATACTGCTTCTAACAGCAATAAGCAATCTGTTGTTAGTAGCGGTAATGAATTCAATTTTTTGAAACTAAGCCCTAACCTAACTAACAAATCTGTTTCTTACTTTTTTGGTTCCACATCATTTTACATGTGGTTATTTTGCCCGCTATTATTAATTCCTTTAGCTATTGTTTTTAGGAAGAAAAGAGATGCTATTGCCGGTGATGTCGTTGGTAATAAAATTAGAAAAGCCAATAAGCTTGCACGAAAATATTTATCTGCCGCCAGGAAACAATTGGGCAATAAAGATTCTTTCTATGTAGCTCTTGAGCGTGCACTTCATAACTATTTAAAGGCGAAGCTAAAAATTGAAACTTCTGAATTTAGTAAAGATAAAATTACAGAGCTGCTTAAGCAAAGACAAATTGATGACACTACCGTAGATAGTTTTATAGCACTTCTTAAAAACTGTGAAGCTGCACGATATAGCCCATTTTCTGACGTGCAAATGCAAGCCGATTATGATAAGGCAAGTGAGGTAATTTCCATAATGGATAAACAATTATAA
- a CDS encoding tetratricopeptide repeat protein: protein MFKKLATIISLFAVLFCTAQNTKLFEQATVAYNAGEYDKAITYYNDILDNGEHSSAVYYNLGNSYYKLNKIAESIYFYEKALLLSPNDQEIKTNLSYAQNMTIDAIDIMPETGLSKLYKDVTGKLTFDQWAYVAIAFMLLFVLLYILFYNSNYATRKRFTFIGSLLALFLCILSVLFAFIQRKDFDENQPAIIFAEESIVKSEPNNTSEQVFLIHAGTKVNVLDQLDDYNKIRLSDGKTGWIQNNELKLLKDF, encoded by the coding sequence ATGTTCAAAAAGTTAGCCACCATAATAAGTCTTTTTGCGGTTCTCTTTTGTACCGCTCAGAACACCAAATTGTTCGAGCAGGCTACGGTAGCATATAATGCAGGCGAATATGACAAGGCTATTACCTATTACAATGATATACTTGATAACGGTGAACACTCTTCCGCAGTTTATTACAACTTAGGTAATTCTTATTATAAGCTTAATAAAATTGCCGAAAGTATCTATTTTTACGAAAAGGCATTATTGTTATCACCTAATGACCAAGAAATAAAGACCAACCTTAGCTATGCTCAGAATATGACCATAGATGCCATTGATATTATGCCAGAAACGGGTTTATCTAAATTATATAAAGACGTAACAGGTAAATTAACTTTTGATCAATGGGCGTATGTAGCCATAGCTTTCATGCTACTTTTTGTTCTTTTGTATATCCTTTTTTATAATTCAAATTACGCTACAAGAAAACGTTTTACATTTATTGGTAGTTTACTTGCCCTTTTCCTATGTATATTATCCGTTTTGTTTGCTTTTATTCAACGTAAAGATTTTGACGAGAATCAACCAGCAATAATTTTTGCAGAAGAAAGTATTGTTAAGTCTGAGCCCAATAATACAAGTGAACAAGTGTTTTTGATTCATGCAGGAACTAAAGTCAATGTTTTAGACCAGTTAGATGATTATAATAAAATTAGATTATCAGACGGAAAAACTGGATGGATCCAAAACAACGAACTTAAACTGTTGAAGGATTTTTAG
- a CDS encoding universal stress protein, whose product MDKKYKIAVFSDMKESLGNTLKSTLSLAKMLNGDITIFHVKKASEVVTEDSNLSAIRSLNSEFITMDNDINKIVTAYSKDFGVTMSYSCAIGNLKNEIATYIEKEKPDFIVLGKRKSSFFNILGDNLIPFVLKKHKGPIFLTDELNVLDYGNDLSLGVLSNAEEISIADLTKDLLLYSQKPLKSFKILKNKIVLNKPDTAKERKEVSFEFEKNANSIKKISTCITKNKINLLCINRFENKKNKEGKSLSMPANISELINNINVPLLLMGQNNYTS is encoded by the coding sequence ATGGATAAAAAATATAAAATTGCCGTATTCTCAGACATGAAAGAGTCTTTAGGGAACACGCTAAAGAGTACGCTTAGCCTGGCTAAGATGCTTAATGGGGATATTACCATTTTTCATGTTAAAAAAGCATCAGAAGTAGTTACCGAAGACAGTAATCTTTCAGCAATTAGATCCCTAAATAGCGAGTTCATTACCATGGACAATGATATAAACAAGATTGTTACAGCTTATTCAAAAGATTTTGGCGTAACCATGTCTTATTCATGTGCTATTGGTAATCTAAAAAACGAGATAGCTACTTATATAGAAAAAGAGAAACCAGATTTTATAGTACTAGGCAAAAGAAAGTCTAGTTTTTTTAATATTCTTGGTGATAACTTAATACCTTTTGTTTTAAAGAAGCATAAAGGACCTATATTTTTAACCGACGAGTTGAATGTTTTAGATTATGGTAATGACCTTTCTTTAGGAGTTCTAAGTAATGCCGAAGAAATTTCAATAGCTGATTTAACTAAAGATTTATTGCTTTATTCACAAAAACCTTTAAAGTCATTTAAAATATTAAAAAATAAGATAGTATTAAACAAACCCGATACAGCTAAAGAAAGAAAAGAGGTATCCTTCGAATTTGAGAAAAATGCCAATTCTATTAAAAAGATATCAACTTGTATCACTAAGAATAAGATAAATCTCTTATGTATCAATAGGTTTGAAAACAAAAAAAATAAGGAGGGCAAATCTCTTTCTATGCCTGCAAATATTAGTGAACTAATAAATAACATCAACGTTCCACTTTTATTAATGGGCCAAAATAATTATACATCATAA